The Siniperca chuatsi isolate FFG_IHB_CAS linkage group LG9, ASM2008510v1, whole genome shotgun sequence genome includes a region encoding these proteins:
- the tax1bp1b gene encoding tax1-binding protein 1 homolog B isoform X4 produces the protein MELFLDGTLLSNNMDTSNFAHVIFQNVGKSYLPHAALECHYTLTQFIIPHPKDWVGIFKVGWSTARDYYTFLWSPLPENYVEGTAVHRTVVFQGYYVPNDDGEFYQFCYVTHKGEIRGASTPFQFRANSPSEDELLTVEDECNSDILVVTTKAGFLEEVQNSSQALQEEKEEVKRRLEEATARVIQLEEDLIGVTQKGLQKETELDSLKDRVKKLTAEKEALESHLKNEKDEKELYKIHLKNRELENTKLSAELQMLKSVDVNKENTIAQFKEEVGRLQACLTEKEKQYREIVAKVTPLGDMKSLKEQLRQKEEQLQANQQQSSLLAAELRDASSTRDRTMSELYHMKLEADALRQAKAEAQAQCVRLECLVEQMKADAKQEAAKEEEAAASDPAVLAELQREVEDLKLRLHMAAEHYKEKYKECQRLQKQVFRLSEQQGELKRTSTQEATIVPASVSPDTSVPGSPGSADPMLEAIIQEKLKGISREASDRNDKYRKCKQMLVEEKERSCMFADELAKMEVKFKEQLKTNENLKLQLAAEEDRYKSQVAEKGRELKELKDTLAIFVKEKEKVEGELQKGSSSKGEQGASEKNSLESSQSSVPLFLQYPVPYTQDAPTPLLVSQSPSKLHFGNPYSISDSKDDGDEEFSDDQLLRLPPVGPPSWDSNVVCIQPTRNHSRPEGHEESEEKQNNNNGNTNEQPTAAETHSPFVNDGQIAFCFDPSMDMKRCPLCEVIFPPNYDQSKFEEHVESHWKICPMCSEQFPLDCDQKVFENHVLTHFDSHTLNFD, from the exons ATGGAACTGTTCCTGGACGGGACATTATTAAGCAACAACATGGACACATCAAACTTTGCCCACGTCATCTTCCAGAATGTAGGGAAGAGTTACCTGCCCCATGCTGCACTTGAGTGTCACTATACCCTGACGCAGTTCATCATACCACATCCAAAGGATTGGGTTGGCATATTCAAG GTTGGTTGGAGCACAGCGAGGGACTATTACACATTCTTGTGGTCGCCTCTCCCTGAGAACTATGTGGAAGGCACCGCAGTCCACAGAACAGTGGTCTTTCAGG GATATTATGTGCCCAATGACGATGGCGAGTTCTACCAGTTCTGTTATGTGACCCACAAAGGGGAGATCCGGGGAGCCAGCACGCCATTCCAGTTTCGTGCCAACAGCCCTTCAGAGGACGAGCTGCTGACTGTGGAGGATGAATGCAACTCTGACATCCTGGTGGTCACCACCAAGGCTGGCTTCCTTGAG GAGGTGCAGAATTCTTCCCAGGCCCtgcaagaggaaaaagaggaggtaAAGAGGAGGCTGGAGGAGGCCACAGCCAGAGTTATACAGTTGGAGGAGGATCTGATTGGAGTCACCCAGAAGGGCCTACAAAAGGAAACTGAGCTAGACAG TCTCAAGGATAGAGTGAAGAAACTTACAGCTGAGAAGGAGGCACTTGAATCTCATCTCAAGAATGAAAAAGATGAGAAGGAACTCTACAAG ATTCACCTGAAAAACCGTGAGCTGGAGAACACTAAGCTGAGTGCTGAGCTGCAGATGCTGAAGTCTGTGGATGTGAACAAGGAAAACACCATTGCCCAGTTTAAAGAGGAGGTGGGACGACTGCAGGCGTGCCTCACTGAGAAGGAGAAACAGTACAGAGAAATCGTGGCCAAAGTTACCCCCTTG GGAGATATGAAGTCCCTGAAGGAGCAGCTGCGGCAGAAGGAGGAGCAGCTCCAGGCCAACCAGCAGCAGTCCTCCTTGTTAGCCGCTGAGTTGAGGGACGCCTCTAGCACCCGTGACCGTACCATGTCTGAACTCTACCACATGAAGCTGGAGGCCGATGCCCTTCGCCAGGCCAAGGCTGAAGCTCAGGCCCAGTGCGTCCGCCTGGAGTGCCTGGTAGAGCAGATGAAGGCAGATGCCAAACAGGAAGCT gccaaagaagaagaagctgctgcTTCAGACCCAGCTGTTTtagcagagctgcagagagaggtggaggaccTGAAGCTGCGGCTGCACATGGCTGCAGAACACTACAAGGAGAAATACAAAGAATGTCAGCGACTGCAAAAACAAGTGTTTAGACTCTCTGAACAGCAAGGG GAGCTGAAGAGAACCTCAACACAAGAGGCCACAATAGTCCCAGCATCAGTGAGTCCAGACACATCAGTACCAG GGAGTCCAGGTTCTGCTGATCCCATGCTGGAAGCCATCATCCAGGAGAAGCTCAAAGGCATCAGCAGAGAGGCGTCTGACAGGAATGACAAGTACAGGAAATGCAAGCAGATGCTGGTG GAGGAGAAGGAGCGTAGCTGCATGTTTGCTGATGAGTTGGCCAAGATGGAGGTGAAATTTAAGGAACAACTGAAGACCAATGAGAACCTGAAACTGCAGTTGGCAGCTGAGGAAGATCGCTACAAG AGCCAGGTAGCTGAGAAGGGACGGGAGCTGAAGGAACTGAAGGACACACTAGCAATTTTTgtgaaggagaaggaaaaagtGGAAGGG GAGCTCCAGAAGGGCAGCAGCAGTAAGGGAGAACAGGGGGCCAGTGAGAAAAACAGTTTGGAGAGCAGCCAGTCCAGTGTGCCTTTATTCCTGCAGTACCCTGTCCCTTACACCCAGGATGCCCCCACCCCGCTGCTGGTCTCTCAGAGCCCAAGCAAGCTGCATTTCGGGAACCCTTACTCCATCTCAGACTCAAAAG ATGACGGAGATGAGGAGTTCTCAGATGATCAGCTGCTAAGGCTGCCCCCTGTGGGCCCACCCTCCTGGGACAGTAATGTGGTGTGTATCCAACCCACCCGCAACCACAGCCGGCCAGAAGGCCACGAGGAGTCAgaggaaaagcaaaacaacaacaat GGTAATACTAACGAACAGCCCACAGCAGCTGAAACTCACAGCCCATTTGTGAACGATGGACAAATTGCCTTCTGCTTTGATCCCAG CATGGACATGAAGCGATGTCCGCTGTGTGAGGTCATCTTCCCACCCAACTATGACCAGAGTAAGTTTGAGGAGCATGTGGAGAGCCACTGGAAAATCTGCCCCATGTGCAGCGAGCAGTTCCCACTTGACTGCGACCAGAAGGTGTTTGAGAATCATGTGCTCACTCACTTTGACAGCCACACGCTCAACTTTGattag
- the tax1bp1b gene encoding tax1-binding protein 1 homolog B isoform X6 translates to MELFLDGTLLSNNMDTSNFAHVIFQNVGKSYLPHAALECHYTLTQFIIPHPKDWVGIFKVGWSTARDYYTFLWSPLPENYVEGTAVHRTVVFQGYYVPNDDGEFYQFCYVTHKGEIRGASTPFQFRANSPSEDELLTVEDECNSDILVVTTKAGFLEEVQNSSQALQEEKEEVKRRLEEATARVIQLEEDLIGVTQKGLQKETELDSLKDRVKKLTAEKEALESHLKNEKDEKELYKIHLKNRELENTKLSAELQMLKSVDVNKENTIAQFKEEVGRLQACLTEKEKQYREIVAKVTPLGDMKSLKEQLRQKEEQLQANQQQSSLLAAELRDASSTRDRTMSELYHMKLEADALRQAKAEAQAQCVRLECLVEQMKADAKQEAAKEEEAAASDPAVLAELQREVEDLKLRLHMAAEHYKEKYKECQRLQKQVFRLSEQQGELKRTSTQEATIVPASVSPDTSVPGSPGSADPMLEAIIQEKLKGISREASDRNDKYRKCKQMLVSQVAEKGRELKELKDTLAIFVKEKEKVEGELQKGSSSKGEQGASEKNSLESSQSSVPLFLQYPVPYTQDAPTPLLVSQSPSKLHFGNPYSISDSKDDGDEEFSDDQLLRLPPVGPPSWDSNVVCIQPTRNHSRPEGHEESEEKQNNNNGNTNEQPTAAETHSPFVNDGQIAFCFDPSMDMKRCPLCEVIFPPNYDQSKFEEHVESHWKICPMCSEQFPLDCDQKVFENHVLTHFDSHTLNFD, encoded by the exons ATGGAACTGTTCCTGGACGGGACATTATTAAGCAACAACATGGACACATCAAACTTTGCCCACGTCATCTTCCAGAATGTAGGGAAGAGTTACCTGCCCCATGCTGCACTTGAGTGTCACTATACCCTGACGCAGTTCATCATACCACATCCAAAGGATTGGGTTGGCATATTCAAG GTTGGTTGGAGCACAGCGAGGGACTATTACACATTCTTGTGGTCGCCTCTCCCTGAGAACTATGTGGAAGGCACCGCAGTCCACAGAACAGTGGTCTTTCAGG GATATTATGTGCCCAATGACGATGGCGAGTTCTACCAGTTCTGTTATGTGACCCACAAAGGGGAGATCCGGGGAGCCAGCACGCCATTCCAGTTTCGTGCCAACAGCCCTTCAGAGGACGAGCTGCTGACTGTGGAGGATGAATGCAACTCTGACATCCTGGTGGTCACCACCAAGGCTGGCTTCCTTGAG GAGGTGCAGAATTCTTCCCAGGCCCtgcaagaggaaaaagaggaggtaAAGAGGAGGCTGGAGGAGGCCACAGCCAGAGTTATACAGTTGGAGGAGGATCTGATTGGAGTCACCCAGAAGGGCCTACAAAAGGAAACTGAGCTAGACAG TCTCAAGGATAGAGTGAAGAAACTTACAGCTGAGAAGGAGGCACTTGAATCTCATCTCAAGAATGAAAAAGATGAGAAGGAACTCTACAAG ATTCACCTGAAAAACCGTGAGCTGGAGAACACTAAGCTGAGTGCTGAGCTGCAGATGCTGAAGTCTGTGGATGTGAACAAGGAAAACACCATTGCCCAGTTTAAAGAGGAGGTGGGACGACTGCAGGCGTGCCTCACTGAGAAGGAGAAACAGTACAGAGAAATCGTGGCCAAAGTTACCCCCTTG GGAGATATGAAGTCCCTGAAGGAGCAGCTGCGGCAGAAGGAGGAGCAGCTCCAGGCCAACCAGCAGCAGTCCTCCTTGTTAGCCGCTGAGTTGAGGGACGCCTCTAGCACCCGTGACCGTACCATGTCTGAACTCTACCACATGAAGCTGGAGGCCGATGCCCTTCGCCAGGCCAAGGCTGAAGCTCAGGCCCAGTGCGTCCGCCTGGAGTGCCTGGTAGAGCAGATGAAGGCAGATGCCAAACAGGAAGCT gccaaagaagaagaagctgctgcTTCAGACCCAGCTGTTTtagcagagctgcagagagaggtggaggaccTGAAGCTGCGGCTGCACATGGCTGCAGAACACTACAAGGAGAAATACAAAGAATGTCAGCGACTGCAAAAACAAGTGTTTAGACTCTCTGAACAGCAAGGG GAGCTGAAGAGAACCTCAACACAAGAGGCCACAATAGTCCCAGCATCAGTGAGTCCAGACACATCAGTACCAG GGAGTCCAGGTTCTGCTGATCCCATGCTGGAAGCCATCATCCAGGAGAAGCTCAAAGGCATCAGCAGAGAGGCGTCTGACAGGAATGACAAGTACAGGAAATGCAAGCAGATGCTGGTG AGCCAGGTAGCTGAGAAGGGACGGGAGCTGAAGGAACTGAAGGACACACTAGCAATTTTTgtgaaggagaaggaaaaagtGGAAGGG GAGCTCCAGAAGGGCAGCAGCAGTAAGGGAGAACAGGGGGCCAGTGAGAAAAACAGTTTGGAGAGCAGCCAGTCCAGTGTGCCTTTATTCCTGCAGTACCCTGTCCCTTACACCCAGGATGCCCCCACCCCGCTGCTGGTCTCTCAGAGCCCAAGCAAGCTGCATTTCGGGAACCCTTACTCCATCTCAGACTCAAAAG ATGACGGAGATGAGGAGTTCTCAGATGATCAGCTGCTAAGGCTGCCCCCTGTGGGCCCACCCTCCTGGGACAGTAATGTGGTGTGTATCCAACCCACCCGCAACCACAGCCGGCCAGAAGGCCACGAGGAGTCAgaggaaaagcaaaacaacaacaat GGTAATACTAACGAACAGCCCACAGCAGCTGAAACTCACAGCCCATTTGTGAACGATGGACAAATTGCCTTCTGCTTTGATCCCAG CATGGACATGAAGCGATGTCCGCTGTGTGAGGTCATCTTCCCACCCAACTATGACCAGAGTAAGTTTGAGGAGCATGTGGAGAGCCACTGGAAAATCTGCCCCATGTGCAGCGAGCAGTTCCCACTTGACTGCGACCAGAAGGTGTTTGAGAATCATGTGCTCACTCACTTTGACAGCCACACGCTCAACTTTGattag